In the genome of Lactuca sativa cultivar Salinas chromosome 3, Lsat_Salinas_v11, whole genome shotgun sequence, the window ggccaacgtggtggccgatgcgttgagccgcagggcggagagcaccccattgcgagatgtatgtttgagattgaccatgatagctccggtattggatgccattcgtggggcacaggccgaggctgtgcagccggagatgcagaagagggaacgggtcgttggtttggtttcagaattcgttacggatgggcgagggcttatgacttttcagggtcggatttgggtaccgttcgtgggtggtacgcgcacttccttgatggaggaggctcatcggtcgaaattttcgatccatccgggggctacgaagatgtatttggatttgaggagagagtattggtggccttgtatgaagagggacgtcgcgtggttcgttgagaggtgcttgacctgccgtagggttaaggccgagcaccagagaccgcatggcaagttgcagccattggaggttcccgaatggaaatgggaacagatcactatggatttcatcaccaaattgccgagaactgctaggggagttgatgcaatttgggtgattgtggataggttgacgaagagcgctcacttccttgccatcagtgagagttcttcagcagagaagttggcagagttatatgtgagagaagtggtatctcggcatggggtgccgatctcgattgtttcagaccgtgatgtgcgctttacttccagattctggaagaaatttcatgaggagttgggtactagattgcattttagtaccgcatatcatccccagacagacggtcagagtgagcggacgattcagacgcttgaggacatgcttcgagcatgtgtgttggattttgggggtagctgggatgcgtatctacccttggcagagttttcctacaacaacagccatcattcgagcattggtatgccacccttgagctgttgtatggtaggaggtgtcggacccccatttgctggggagaggtcggacagagagtgatgggcagtaccgagatcgtgcttcagacgacagagcagattcagcaggtcagacagaggttgttgaccgcccagagtcgacagaagagttatgcagacagacgccggtccgagcttgagtttcaggtcggcgacttcgttctcctgaaggtctctccttggaaaggagtgattcgattcaggaagaggggcaagttggggccccggtatatcgggccatttcgtgtgattgcgagggtaggtcgggtagcctatcgtttggagttgccagcagagttggggcaaatccacgatacttttcatgtgtcgcaattgaggaaatgtattgccgatgagtcggcagtagttccattagaggatattcaggtagatgcgagcctgaattacgccgagagaccagtagccatcagagatcggaggatcaaggttctgaggaacaaggaggtacctttggtgttggttcagtggcaacacaggaagggatcagagatgacctgggagccggagcgtgagatgcgggctcagcatccggagctattttagagcgagacttcgagggcgaagtctaatcctagtgggggagaattgtaacagcccggatctccatgtattttattgttttaatattttgagttttgagaagggactcggcgagttggagctcagactcgccgagtagggtcgcgattctggacgcgggattcgttcggactcggcgagtccaggatatggactcggcgagtccacgctgtttaatgaaaccctaatttctcgggtttgggacctatttaaatggcttTATGGCCGTCacttgcatccatcagtccatagagagaaaccctaaaagtgctttagcgatttgagagtgaaaggaggcatttcttgacatttgtgtgttgtttagcaaagaagaaggaggctctagccaagaggaggcagaggggactgctatttggtggatcggaagcttgacccttcaatctaaaggtataatttcgactcatctcctgttttgtgaagtataaccgattttagggtttcttgtggccttgttgagttgatttgatgaccaaatagtcccatgctagtgatgagacttcggatctggatccatagaggtccagagagtctcattcttcaagctttatagagagcaatggaggtcatgaccttgtgtagtgagatttgttgaagattcttcataattagtcatatagaggttgttaatgcatcaaggctaggactttacgtgatgaatcagtctaggagggccagatctatgaattgttggagtagatctgacctcagaagcaagtttgagtgattgcatggaatggactcgccgagtccgatgagcggactcggcgagtagcttgaagattgccttggaccggccagagagtggtccagacgagtcaggagttgacccagtgagtcagggcgagttagagaggattgtcatgtggtctgagtcgagctgggactcgccgagtcgttcttgagactcggcgagttgagtcggagtGGTCCCACGATTCTTCcaagtggaactcgtcgagtcagggggagtactcgacgtgtagaaagggaatcctagagagttggtgagaacgtctagactcgccgagttgccgcgggcactcgccgagtccggtcaaagttgaccgttgaccgttgacctgtgttgacttcttaaggatagtcaaccttagagataaaagtgttaattagagtcttgtgatgttataggaggattagagctcggaggatcgagtacgagggatttccagggatcgtgagatactgagacacgcgaggtgagtcttctcactatactttaccttgagtaggtaaccagagtcatgtgatagagtatgtgtatgttatgtgtatgctatgtgttgtactgcatgatgtctatgtgatttatgttgtgcatgcttatagagttggaaccggaaggttcctagagccagaacctgagggttcacagagtttgggtgcacggacccatagagttatagcctcgagtggctattatgtgtttatgagtggtattttggggaactcactaagcttcgtgcttacagtgttagtgttgttgtttcaggtactagcgatgaccgtgggaaggcgccgacttgatctgtatACACGtagaggaatttgatataattatgtgatcttgggatttgtatgatacatattggaatttgaaatttgatgtttattgaaattaagagagaaatgtttttataaattgtgaaaaataaattttaaaattttcagtgtTACACACACTCTCATTTTAACGTAtattatgacttttgtttagatttctaaggctaaaaggtATGTTATCGCAAACTCATTttttcaacaggtcataacttattcgttataagtcggatttcagcgttctttttatctccagaatccttgtcATTTGTATCATAATTTCCTCTGATCTTGTTGAAGGCTCAGTTTTAACCAACGAATTTGAAGATGTTGCTTTTCCTTTTGCTTTTGCTTGAGCTTTTGCTTTGTCCCTTCCCATGAGACGAGGATGCGGGCGTATTTTTTCAAAGTCGTCGTTGTCATCGTTAAGATCAATGCCTATGTGACCATCCAATGACATTTGTTATGAGCTTGAATATGAAGATGTTCTGCTTCTTTTTGGCGGATTAGCAATGTCTTCATATGTTGCAAGTTCTTTCCACCTAATACTTTGTCTGACAACTTCCCACACATGAATGAACTTAAAGGCTTTAGCATGTCATCTTGAATCACGTGCGTTTTTTTTAACAAACACACCTCATTTTCTCCGCTAGCTCATTGCTTTTTAAAGTTTGTGTAAATTCCGTTCCAATACGTCACAAAGTTTGTTTACAAAATGCATTTTTGAGTTAAATTGGTCGGGGCGCCCGGTAATCTGGATCTCGACCTATACCCAACAAAACCGCTCCGTAACACGTAACCAAAATTGATCACAAGATTGGTTGTTTCTCATGTTGCTATTTTCGGATATGTCGACTCATGCCTTTGCTAAATCTGTATCTTCTTTTTAACTCCATCTTCTCGGATTGACCttccctttttttttttgttttttgaagttgttctttgtaacatccccaaaatctcggccagaaaagaccgattccatttatgctttttaaaataatttcagagtaaatcattttgatttaaaagagttgcaaaatttgttcccaaaaaaaatatgataaaataatatttatcaaagcatttcatcaagagatgcattttcattatataatcaaaactcgggatgtcatgtttcgatacagatcataaagcataaacgataacattacaagtcattcaacaaatatatacatatacaaacttgtaaacaaaacaacttgatgattcatccatcttataccctcgcgtcactacctgtaatacgaataaactaagcgggtcaagcttgggagcctggtgagcatatagggttttcaacccacaataaataattatatttaatttcaccaaccaacaataacccgattacccattctcgttatcctcactttatgtccctaaaacaacatctatctcaggggacctaatctaggattttcatcgggacggacattactgctaaggggtttcctcaacaatagatatcctaaaggcaaccatgagggggatagagtacaccggtgaacacatcgttcacaacacctacaggttatgaacctgctagcgttccactggactgtctaaaaagagtccgtggtcgttatccatactccgctgaataactagatcaacaacaacaacatcgaggcctctcatctgtttattacacaccaactatctacccatgttctacccaacatattagtagataaaaatatatatttttatacatagtttaaaaccaatatagcatgttcaatcaatacatattccatataacagatgaggcacacacacataacacgtatttcatagagaataaatcagatctatgagatagaagaaagtgaatatacattcacacttataacaacaaaaaatacacataacacgtattttatataaaatacttcataattatgcgttagaagaaagtaactacacactcacttgatcagaagatgatcggacagcactacgacttgtagaagtagtattcttcggtagatctggaagatcttcacaaaaaaacggacttctcgcgggcaaaGCTCCGGCTCGAAAATCTCACTTCTTGGGATAttcggggcttcaggacttgcttcggggctcgggaatgataccgggacttcgggatatttcttgcacgaaaaacgatgcaaaaatgtgagagaaagggaagaaatgagcaaagaaataCGGCagcctcgcaccctttatataggggctggattcacgatttacgctgggcgtaaatagatttacgctaggcgtaatgGGGATAAGACCGCTGACTCCCCCCCTTAGataatatatgatatttttaattaaatttaaataccgaAACtattaaataaacttaaaaaattcatatcttcctcatacgaactccgttttcaatgttctttatatccccgcgtaggtgagactacgctctacaactttcttttagactccatcggctaaatttgactttatttttattatttatttttagtagtccgggacaggaaaactccgttataaaatcataacttcttcatccgacgtccgttttcgcctattttttcatcgtttcactacaattaacgagatcttcgattattgtttagattgtttcggctaaaaaccgcttggtcttaaatcgagtattcgggatgcatactgctaagtcgaaacttagaaaaatcataacttcctcatacgaagtcagatttgggcgttctttttatgcacgctctcggtttaacgaactctacaacattcgtttagatcactagggctcaatatcgctctaacataaattcactttttacgtcattcagcgtcgtgccggttctgttgcgaaacttcgacacaTCTAAATTtcgtcgttataactcggatttcgacattctttatatattcggaaacctcatttcaactactacaacattatccatagatatctagcttatctaacatttcattttgacgcttatttttattcttaattcaattaagtcacacagttaagcacaaaacacataatactcaaataatacacttctattatatcaaaacgggttacaaaggttaatatagactattatatcaacattaatggcaagcctagaaacacagacgttacatTCTTCGGGTTCGGAATCGGAAAGATTTTCGATTGAGGGTGTGAAAGGCTGTTGGGATTGAAATTGGAATTGGAGTGGCGTTTGGATTTGACATGTTGTTCAGGGTGGTGGGTATTTGAATTGGAATTGTTGTGATATTTGGCATTGTGAATAATAGCTAGAAACACCACCTACAAACGTTTGGTTTTGAGATAAATTTGATAGATCCATTTGTGGCCAGTAAGGTGATGGTGATGCTGGATCGTAACCAAAGAGTGGAACTGGATTGGAAGCATTGTGGTTTGAAGCGATTTGGTTGGATTAGTTGGAATTATTGGTAGATATTTTAAGTAATTGTGAATTAAAATGAATGgtaaatatgtatatataatggtaaatttgtaataaaaaaacCATTTGCCAACATTCAACTCTTCCAACGGTTCACAAAcgttaaaaaatttcaaactttTACCACCGATGGAATTTTACCATTGATACGGTGAAAAATGGGATCCGACGCAGTGTTTACTGTCGGTAAATGTGCCACCTCAGCTTCTCGCCGATAAGCAATCTTTGACACCATATAGCTTTAGAGAACATTTCCCAAAAGATCTCCATTATGATCCTCTGTTTGAGTCAGACTACTTTTTATGAGAGATCTAAACATATCCGAAATGTCAGTTGTTTCCTTTTTCTAAACATATGTGTTCACTTACAAAAAAATTGGGTACATTTCATTTTTTCTGAAAACTTAGATAAAGTAGACGGATTATGGAGCTCCGATAATTCAAAGGACGTGGGTCGTGGGGCAAACTTTTATTTGATTCATGAAACCCCAAAATTGCattattaaaaacaaaaacaaatacaCATATACCAACATACACCTGCAATGCAACAATCAGATCCGAATCTTCAAACCCGGGTTCTATTTCACTATCCGGGATTTCAGGGTCTGAAAACTAGATCCGAACCCGAATCCTTGTCCGAATCCAAACCCTACTCCAACCCCACATCCAACCCCAAGTCCAAACGTAATCCTTGCTTGATTCCACGTCGAACCCCCAAATCCCGCGCCGGCGACCAATCCTAGCCCCACTCCAACGCCGCATCCGACCCCGGCTCCGGCTCCCGGACCCAGGATGAATTCTTCCTTTCGAGGGACGTTTTCATCGATGAAATCAGCAGCGGATGAGTTGGAGGTGAGCTTTAATCCCTTCCATTTCCACAATGGTGGATTCTGAATGTTGATTTCCATCGTGCGTATGCAATTGATGTAAGTGGAATTTGAATTTGTATTCGGATTCGGATTCTATTGCcttgttgttttttttattgtaagAGGAATTGATGTGGTGGTGGATCATTGGAGGAGGGTTAGTTGATATTAGATAAGGTCGTGATCTGTAAGACAGCAAAAGTGCAATTGCAATAAGCCAAAGAAGACGAAAAAGATGTGAGTTTCGATGTCGACGACCCATGGGTTTTGGTTATAGTTGGATACTTCAtacttggatatatatatatatatatatatatatatatatatatatatatatatatatatatatatatatatatatatatatatatatatatatatatatatatatatatatatatatatatatatatatatatatatatacggcctagttttgtgagaccgtgagacgcattttttttttattttttagttaattcaagttccgaaaataatatttaaaaaaagaattttttgatttttccatttattttgcattttaaaattatttttagaatatgtacagtgtaatattctatttagaatacttcacgtatttttcaaaaaaaaaaaggatttttttttatttttttttagttaattcaagttccgaaaataatatttaaaaaaagaatttttagatttttccatttattttgcattttaaaattattttttagaatatgtcagtgtaatattctatttagaatatttcacgtgtttaaaaaaaaaaaagaacggaatttttttttatttttttgttttttttattttattttttattttttttagttaatccaagttccgaaaataatattttaaaaaagaatttttggatttttccatttattttgcattttaaaattatttttagatttggtctcacagtctcacaaaattagaatggtctcaaatgaacctgaacatatatatatatatatatatatatatatatatatatatatatatatatatatatatatataggaatgagttctatgaaaaacaaataactagggcaacatatgctggaaccaataatcaaacgACACGTGTCAATTTCTttattcacaagtaatgtattgtggaagttatttatATAGTTACCctaaagtgatgtgttgtcatgttttcattggttcaagcatgtgttgccctaatccttcattttccatataacccttccctatatatatatatatatatatatatatatatatatatatatatatatatatatatatatatatatatatatatatatatattaaatgaatCGAGAAATTCTAACCTAGTCTAAAACTCTAATtatctataaaaaaaaacatttgccAAAAGTAGCTCATGAAATAGTAGATTGGCCAGGGTTAACTACGATCAACACAAGCTGACTACGGTGTATAGTAGAAAACTGCTCTTTCGTGGCAATGAACTACTGTTTTCCGGCCCATCTATTATTTCGCAGCCCATTGGCCCATAatatataatatgtaatattttAGATTAAGTTATTTTGACTATTATTTCTTGGTTTTATCTACTTTTTTCTCCTAATGGAGCACCCGAAGAACAACGAGGTACGTTcattttttatcaaaattttaccgtattttttattaggaataatttttgtatattgggataacttaaaaaaaaacgaaaaaaaaaaaaatattaaaaccgTAGGTTTAATACGAAACCTACGGTGTACAAATGCACAATGAACAGATTGTGCACTATGGACTTGTACACCGTAGGTTTTGTATGAGGCCtacggttttattttatttttttcgtttttttaaaattttgttataaCCTCGTAAGCCATCATATATATTTTATGATatcatgattttttttcaaataacttgaaaaaaaaattaacaaaactgTAGGTTCTTGAGAGGAAACCGTAGGTTTCCAAAAAACCTATGGTTTTACAAgttcaaaatgaaaaaaaaaattatacttatGACGAAACAATAGTCCACTCTAATTACATACGGTTTCGTGGGCTATTTTGGAATAATTCTTAATTTTTGACTATAAATAGTTAATTACTTCCTCAATTAAGCTAGATTAGTAATTGCTCCTCATGGGCTTTGATTAATGGGATTTTACCTTCGTTTGTATTTTAATTGAAACTTTAGAGATTGTTTAGttatcttcaattcttcaaatgTAGTTTCCCtccaaagcaaaaaaaaaaaaaaagtaattgtgAATTACATTTTTTAACACGATTTTGTATTACATAACTATTATATAAAAATGGTAAACCACACCTCATACATGCtaatataaaatatttgttttGAAACAAAAAATTATTCATTAAAATGACCATATAATGAAATGACTCTGTATTGTCTGTGATATTTATTATATTCATAAAAATGGATAccattttatttatattacacACATTACATGTCCAACCTATGGTATTGATGTTAGAGTCTTTACAACCTCCACCACATAATAGATGGCCAAACACACTTTTCTATTTCTTCTTGTTAAATGTTACAAGTTTTTTCTTTGATCGTATCTTGTGTTTTTTGAAAAGTATCTTCTTGTACTTTCTGGAAGTAGTTACTAGTTAGGTTCGTTACGTGTTTGCGATATTTTTCAAAATTCACAAGTTATACTTTTTATGCATTTTTGTTTCACAAATTATTTGCGGAATGCACTAATTTTGGAAAGTGTTCTTTGTAGTTATATATTTATAAGTTTTGTTGGAACCAAATAACAATTAATTTCAATCTCTTATACTCTTTAAAGCTATGAATTTATAAAATAGTAATATTATAGTACTTATTTGTAGTGGCGGATGTAATAGAATGTTATTGATAATCGTTCACAATCCGGTTAGATATTCTTGTTGAATGGTGGTGCGGTGacttgaaaaattttcaaaacgaCAGTAGACAAAAGTATACGTATATTTCATTTATTAGTTTGTAATCATTTTAAACTTTAATtaggttttttttatataatttgtttAGTTTCTATTAAGAAGGTttttaagtttaaattttgaGGGTTTCAATCATGATTCGTGAATACTAAGAAAAGGATAAACATTTTAATATTCTCCAAAAAAAAGCTCTCTCTTCTATCTTTGCAAAATGGATAGTCGTAGTCGGAAGCTACTCAGCTAGGAACCCATTTTATTCGTTTTGTAGAGTTGAATTTAATGGTTATTGTGAATTTGTGCTAGTAAGGTATGTAGCTTTATAAAATTCTAACTATTTTCACATGATTATCGAGGGTTGCTATTATGCTTAATACACATAGAGTGAATTATATTATTGGTCCCTTGAGTATAGTTAACTATATCTTTTGGTCAATGGTTTATTTGTTATGCATCCTTAATTCCTTATCCTCAAGGAGAAAATTAATAACATTTGGgtcctaaatgttttttttaatgatcGTTACATTAATTTATGGAATAGTTATGAGTAAATCACATAAATTGTCCATATGGTTTGGGATAATTTACATGTTTGGTTCCTAACTTatattttttaacttggaagttccatactgtttgtttttgtagtgagttttgtttttgttttaactaaaaaaactattttgttattgattttttaatttatttaaataaacacccTCAACTCCACTTCCACCTCATCTTACCTtaccttatttaaataaattaaaaaaccaATGGCGaaatagtttttttagtttttaggtaagacagagacaaagtacgcaacaaaaacaaactgtaaaAAACttttctaatttaaaaaaaataaattaatgtaCAAACATACAAATTACCCCCAAACCATAAGTAATATTCGTCTAATTTACTCTATAGTTATCCATATATCTCTGGTAGGTAATTGAATTCTTCCGGTCGCTATGCATATAGTTTTATTGCAAAttaatcattattttttttttggatgaTAATGAATCATGAATTTCATACGTGATTTTTTTTAGATTCCAAATGATTTAAATTCctatttgaaagaaaaaaaaacataaaattggtCGGGAATTCATAATTGTGTCATTTGTTTTCTTATCTCCCTATCTAATAAACAAAACCAACTGGACACGTGTCATTACAATCATCCATTTTTCGCCCTATGTTAAATTACTCTATTACCCTTTCAGCATCCTTTCACGTATCATTAGGTAATTAGGTAATAGATAAAATAGGTAATTATGTATGGAATTGAATTAGATTAGATTATATATGGAATATATGGAATATGGAATTTCACGTAGCATTACAAATTGAATATGGATGGAAATAATGATATTGTATCGAAATCTTTGGAATATTGAATCTGGAAATATCGATATTTTCtaatttgaaatttgaatatGGAATAACTGCTGTATACATTAAATCAATTCCGTTACATGCCCGATTAAGAGCATCTAAAAATGGTATGCATATCAATCAATTATTATGTGCATAACATACTATATCAATCATATTCCGCTTCAATTACATAATTCAATCTTTAGGACAGTCTATGCATCTCGATTCTGCTTCTTAATTTCGAATATTCAATCAGCAACTTCAATATTTCGGTGAGTTTCTCATGATTATATATGATTGCTTCTCAATGTTTGTGTTAATCGTATAATTGAAATTTTTCTTCCTCTTCTGCGACTTCAATTTTGCTTCTCATTGAATTTGTTAATCAAGGTTTCTATTTATCTTTGATTCATAagttgtttattaattattttctaTCTTAAATTCTTTATTCGATCCACTCAATTGATCAtcaatgtgtatgtgtatgtgtaaaaATAAGCTTCTCTTACGTATGTCTGTGTTAATCATCACAGACATTGATCACATGTACTGTTTGAATGGATTGCTATTCTCTTTGTAGTTCCAATTTCGATTTTCTGCATTCTTTAACTATGAAGAAGAGCAAATTGGACTAATATACCCCTACCACGGCCtgcaatttttttaatttaatttttattttatgtaaGCCCTGTTTCTCAATGTCCTTTGCTGCTGTTGATACTTACTTTTATATTGCTAAAATACCCTTTTTACCCTTTATTTATATTTGATCATATTATACGGCTTTTTAATCGTAAAGGCCAAATTTATCTTTGTTGTTCTGTATTCAATTTCGATTTTCTGCATTTTTTGGTTATGTTTGTATACTCAATTTGTTGTTATACATTTGTAAAATTCCGTATTTACCCTTGgtatcaagatcaagatcaattTTCGTTATTTTAGTTTTCACTTATTTACCTGTTATAACATGCTTCTTTCAAACaagtaattataacaaaacagTTAGCATTTCTTTTTCTGTCAAATTTCTATAAAATACCTATATAAATTTTGAATCACACTTTGCACTTTCTGTTTTATGGCTGTTTATAGCATTTAACGTTTGTTTTCTGTCAAATTTAGCATCTTATTTGTGTAAAAATAAGCTTCTGTTACGTATGTCTGTGTTAATCATCACAGACATTGATGACATGTACTCTTTGAATGGATTGCTATTATCTTTGTAGTTCCAATTTCAATTTTCTGCATTCTTTAACTATGAAGAAGAGCAAATTGGACTAATATACCCCTACCACGGCCTGTaagttttttaatttaatttttattttatgtaaGTCCTGTTTCTCAATGTCCTTTGCTGCTGTTGATACTTACTTTTATATTGCATTTTTTGGCTATGTTTGTATACTCAATTTGTTGTTATACATTTGTAAAATTCCTGTGATGTCAGCAAATCTCTACATAGGCTGCCTTTACAAATAAGAAACTTAGAGTAACCAAaactttttttatattatatctTATATCTTATATTCATTACTTTACAACTTGCATGTAGAATTTTAGTATTATATATTCATTTAACCATTATTATTTTTGCAGAGGTTTACAGGTTAATGTTACGTTGTTTGGAGATATTGCATACCAGTTAATTTCTTATCTTGAAGCTCATAAAGAAGTTGGTCGTGTGATTGTCCTTTTGCAATTTGCAAGAATTAATGTCTATAACGGTAAATTTTTTATACCAATCAACCTTATTTTAGTCTTTTATATTACTCATTCTATTTACTATTTTATTTTGTTTCATCAGCAACACCTTCTGTGAACAGTTATTTTGAACAAACACGGATGTTCATAAATGCTAATCTTCCCGAAATT includes:
- the LOC111909836 gene encoding protein TRIGALACTOSYLDIACYLGLYCEROL 5, chloroplastic — protein: MEINIQNPPLWKWKGLKLTSNSSAADFIDENVPRKEEFILGPGAGAGVGCGVGVGLGLVAGAGFGGSTWNQARITFGLGVGCGVGVGFGFGQGFGFGSSFQTLKSRIVK